In the Pristiophorus japonicus isolate sPriJap1 chromosome 5, sPriJap1.hap1, whole genome shotgun sequence genome, one interval contains:
- the edn1 gene encoding endothelin-1, which translates to MEFNVFCTLLTLTWGLPFSTGSPLSGGAVTVSPASPAGQASSPAPRRLSRSKRCSCSSFLDKECIYFCHLDIIWINTPERIVPYGLGSSLRVRRSVKNELATLAESKPRCECSSQEDSVCWQFCGDGQQTPRFQMKTKVQKHHLEAKSDRTGQNKQDCTDTGLRSVYQRFLITKKLEPENSKHLPTSMKWINRIMKARQDSRNKVKSLPVSMAGPMTQCRDCKR; encoded by the exons ATGGAGTTTAACGTGTTCTGTACCCTGCTGACTCTGACCTGGGGGCTGCCCTTTTCAACAG GCTCCCCGCTGTCTGGCGGTGCAGTGACCGTGTCTCCCGCATCCCCTGCCGGCCAAGCCTCCAGCCCCGCTCCCCGCCGGCTCAGCCGCTCCAAGCGCTGTTCTTGCTCCTCTTTTCTGGACAAGGAATGCATCTACTTCTGCCACTTGGACATCATCTGGATCAACACACCCGA GCGGATTGTGCCGTACGGACTGGGCAGTTCCCTTCGGGTCAGACGGTCTGTGAAGAACGAGTTGGCAACACTGGCGGAATCGAAGCCAAGGTGTGAATGCAGCAGCCAAGAAGACAGTGTGTGCTGGCAATTCTGTGGAGATGGGCAGCAGACACCGAG ATTTCAAATGAAGACCAAAGTACAAAAGCACCACCTAGAGGCAAAGTCAGATAGAACAGGCCAAAACAAACAGGACTGCACAGATACAGGACTGAGATCTGTTTATCAACGTTTCCTCATCACAAAAAA GTTGGAGCCAGAAAATAGCAAGCATTTACCTACATCGATGAAATGGATAAACAGAATAATGAAAGCGAGACAAGACAGCCGCAATAAAGTGAAGAGTTTACCAGTTTCCATGGCAGGCCCTATGACACAATGCAGGGACTGCAAGCGCTGA